ACCACCTTGGTTCAGCAAAGACGTTTTAAAGCTGACAAGAAAGAACGCGAAATTGTGGAAGAGATTTAAAGTGACTGGAAATGAAAGCGATCGCAGAAGATTTAAGAAACAGAAATGCCTCTTCAAAAAAAGGCACGGGTGTCTAAACTAGCATACGAAAACAGACTCTCACAAAAGGCAAACTTTCGAGGTGTCTTTGGCTACGTTGATAACCTTCGAAAGGCGTCCAAAGACATTGGCCCTCTGTTTGATCAGAACGGTTTCCCCAGGTCAAAGGACGTGCGCCTGGCAGTTGTTCTAAATGAATATTTCTCTTCGGTGTTTCAATGCCCTCTACCCAGAAGCCCAAACATCAGGGGAAATAATGTTGTCTCCTCTTTTGGTCAAGGAATGTCTTCTGTACATTTCTCTCCGAGCAATGTTGAGAGGagaatcaagaaattgaaggcaACGTCGGCTGGTGGTCCGGACGGAATATCTACCCTCGTCTTGAAAAAGCTAAGTGATGTTGTAAGTGCTCCTTTGGcaatcttgttcaaaatgtccTTTAGAGTGGAAGTTTTCCATCTGACTGGAAACAAGCAAATGTGACCCCTATTCATAAGGGTGGAGATTGAAGAGAATGCGAGAATTACAGACCCATCTCATTAACTATCATTCCATGTAAAATCATGCAGGGTGAAGGACACCCTTGTTGATGCTCTCCAATGCGAGAGCCTTTTGTCTCCAAACCAACACGGTTTTCTACCTGGTCGGTCCACGATATCAAATCtgcttgcatttcaaaattatttgacTTCATCCCCCGATGAAGCATGCTGTCTGGACGTTATTTACCTGGATTTCTCGAAGGCATTTGACAAAGTTGGTCATTGGATGCATCTGAGCAAGCTTACAACTGTCGGAATCTGTGGGGAAACGCTGAGCTGGATCTCTGATTGGTTAACGAACAGAACATAGCGCGTGGTGCTAAATGGCACGCAATCTAAAAGGGTGTCCGTCCCGTCTGGAGTGCCCTAGGGTAGTGTTTTGGGTCCCCTGttattagttttttttcattgaggaCATGCGTGCCGGTTCGGATCCAAGGTGTTGAAGTTTGCGGATGATGTAAAAGTGATTAGCCAAATCAGATCAATTGGAGACGAACGAGCTTTTCAACTTGACTTGGCTTACAAGATTAGAAATGGAGTGATTGAGATCAACAGTTTGGTATCGAATGGGCCTCTCTTGAGAGGCCCGAAGTTAATCAATGACAATCGCACTCACATTGAAACTAGCCAGCACTTGAAATCAGACCGTGGTTAGTCCAGTTCCCGACAACATTTTGTCTCGATTCATGTGGTCAAGCTGTGGAATTTTTTGCCGTTGGACCTTCGGTTATTAGAGTCCTTGAGGACCTTCAGACTCGGGGTCTCCTTGTTCAACCTCTCTCCCCTTGTCAAATGCATTTAATTTGTTGACTGATTTCGGGCGTGTTTCTTGAGTTTCCCTTGACATATTATCCCTCACAAGCTTCTTCCGAACCAATACCCTACACACATCAGATTTCATGATTTGGGTGGTCTTTACAAtacaataccaaaaaaaaaatcgcaattAACTCTATGTATTTATCTAACTATTTGATGTGTTTCTAAGCTTTGGCATTCCAAGACTGAAGATTCTGAGGGTTTTGAAACCACCGTgactaggtaaaaataccttgatagctctcaaagatgaagagcacctagtacaagggcttaaatttcctagacctatcttaagacatccggttataaccctaatcagggcacacgagcaatagttcgagcttcttTTATCAAgtcctcaaacaatcatcaaatgattaAGGAAACAAATCgcttgctacctctactccccacggtcccagttcaatctcggttgtctggcatagatctgggccaatcttcaaggctaactatcctgcaaaatgtggtcaaaatcctagtctaaatgcgcctatcaaagtcgacctctactctagagtctaactactgatttctgctacaagagtgatgaactttagatacagttgaatacaaaccACTtgttacctctactccctacgatgccatcacgatctcggtcgtctgggaaatctaggctactcctcaaggcaaactgtacaagTCAATCTACTTCATTCATTAAAGAACACACCACCTATCGGCTGTCTTGCTTCGTTAAGAAAAGTGAGGGTTTGTTGGGCCAAttgaaaaggggacatacgcatatgaaatcaatgggttaataattactgctcgatgtctggcgAGATGGTGtaacggagatgctcggatgacgtccactcgtCGGGATTGCAGGTCCACTAACAGggtgacgaagtgctgtactcagactcggcactgTCCCAGggcctcttgctcttctgtACGGtttcctgggtttcctactcccgTACGATaacgatctctgtccttcgaaactATTCCCAATTCTTGGTACTACAACAATGGTAAAGTCCCAGCACTCAACAATGGCAGGTGGTTCCTCCTCGGAGAGGCTTaaaatctgacttctctcctcgagctccaagtTCAGACTTCTGTCCACATTGAAGGACGATGTTTTACTCTGTTCTCCTCAAGAACCAAAATGCGGCTCTTTGTTGGTTTAACTTTCCCGTACAATGTTgacttccgcctcttcctcatgggggctaaacgggttgtctCAGGGCTCATGGTGGACGGTGGCGGCTTCTTCTGTAAACTGCCGCACTTgaacgacatctgaccgcaacaagAATTTTCAtataccaatgtccagggtcTGCTTCCTTTCGTCAGAAaagtcacattggccatcattGGGTTTCTCTGATTGCCGACAACGGATTTCGTCTTGGTGACATCAACTCGTGAGGGTAATATTTCTTACTTCAAATTATCCTCCATTCTCACAATAGTCACAGGAATATTGGTTAGGGCAATCGAGGATTTGCGAGATTACGTccgatcaatttctgagaatcgatTTCTTCGGAGTGTCAATAAATTTCACAGCTTCCCGAGACCTTGTCTAACCAGCAATGACGGGCTGGAGGAACTACTTATGATGGATTAGGACGTCTCTGCGAGCATTGGGTTGGCGTTTGGGTGACATCTGGCCCCCAAACGGACACACATTGAGCAATCCAATAACTTTGCAGTTTTCACAAGACGTTAACATATACtgtctcaagacatttcaatAAACCCAGTTCCgtgagcaatcattcatcctgtacattatttttccatatcatatcaggatgatgtATTCGATTGTCCACGGAACATCAGGCAAAGAGATctctgtcaatatttttttttctctctgtgAGCTTTGTGGGCTGGTGGCCTGGGCGTAAAAAATTAAAGATATTTCTGATATCTCTTTTGACTTCAAGTGAGCTTCAATAAGAGGTTAAAGTACCGAATTGTCGAACCTAAGAGGGCTtatgacatattttgaaaaaaaacagttaGGTTAAGTTAATAACCGGAGTCCCCAGGGTTAGTGACACGGATCTAAGCCCTTGTATTAGGTGGTCAGCTTCTCAGAGAGCAATATTTGTAAatgaactaaagcatcgtcatgagagaaatCCCAtagagggactctatgctccaacatgttgcgatAGACTTGGAAGAGGCGCCGTAAGCGCATATTCTTCTCTGTATATTAAGCCATGTTTCTCACGAATAAAAGGCAGTCCATGACTTACCAACTAGACCAatacttgttccatttttctagGTAATACTGAGTCTCGTatcttgatctcgttagacttgattcgagcgttacataTGTATAAAATCCGCGTGATGCAATCACATAATTTTTTCTTATACAAGTGACAGTTGGTCTGAGGTTTTTGTTGCATGTTAGTTTAGAGTTTCATGAAGTTTGGACTCGGATAGCCTAGGATCGAACCAGAGTTCACAAATTGGAGAGCGGATGCATATTAAGACTTTGGTGGCTGCTGAATCATTGGAAGAGGTGAAACAAAGCAAGCATTTGAGAAGTAGAAAACAATTCCGTTCTAgaatatgtcaaaaaaaaatcatgggccaaaaaaagtgaacaaggAGCGAACCACGACTCAGAGCTCTGCTTAGTTGaacatcaaaacatttttcaaaacaaaaatgtgaggAATTGAATAGggcaaaccaattttgaattcGCAGgagactttttttcaagatgtaGGCTGTAAaggtgactttttttttacttcagcCGTCATTTCGTTCCGTATTTGGATCAGACTTTCATTACCCGCGTTCCATTACCGATACCGTTAATTTTACACAAACATAATGCGTTACCAGTAGACTCAGACAAAacatgttgttttcacgtcgagcagaaattgtaGAAGTTTGAATGTTCGGATGAGCGAAAGAGCTGAAGCGAGGCATTGGcaagaaaaccggttagtgtTACTCTCTCAAATTTCTACTCGACATATGAACAACATACATTGTCGGAGTCCAGTTACCATCAACGTTGCTGAAACAGTAACACCCTGCTCAACTCAAGCCCTGCCCATAACGTATTCATAGAGCCCTCGCTTTCCAATGCCTGGTTCAATCCCAAGCTAGGCGAGAccaagtttgtttgcaatgtttttaaaTTGCAGGTTGAGTTGATGCTTCAGCACTTGAAAGAGCGAACCTGCGGTCAATTCCGAGGGTGAAGTAATCTGACACGCAGCATTTACTTCTGGGAGCTCATTGGCCCCTAGGCATCTTGGCTACCATAACTGGCAAACTAATAACCGAGTACAAACTTACGCCTGAATCTACATGCATACCTTTTTGGTACCATAAggaaaagtccatgatgtcTTGAAAATACGAAGGGATTCTTTTGGAGGCCACTATTAGAGTCTCCTTCCACTTCTCAGCCACCCCAATGGCTGGGAACCACTTTTCAACATTAAATTTGGCCATTTGAAGGGCCCATGAAGATTTTGGCTCCTCACATTGCTCTAGATGTCCACAAAAAGAGGGCTGAAATCAATGAAAGAGTTTCTTCTCGAAAAGGCTTGATCTTTGGCAGAAAGACAAATTTTAACTCCATCAATacaatcaaagacaaatttACGAGTACATTCAATAATACTAAATATGGGGCTTTTCAAAGTCCCTGATAGGAAATTAAAATCAGAGTACTAACCTAAGGAACAAGCCACTAATGATTTGTTGTAAAAGTAGGCGTCTTTGTGTTCGTATTAAAGCAGGCCCCCCCAAAAGGCCCTTACCAtggatttctctcactttcaGCGATCATTGCACAAGAACATTGGGCAATGCAAAATTAAGTGCCTTGCAGTGGCAAAGTTTTGCTACCCCACTGACTCACTTGCTTCTTTCAATTGTTATTTAGATGCATTTCTTCGGACCACTCCTGACCAGCATTACTTTCAAGGTTAAACTCGTTCCGCAAACTTTACGTCGTTAATGGATCAATTTGCTTCGTGCGTGCGACTAAAGCTTTATGCAGTATCAATATTAGTTCATCGTCTGTTCTTGTAATAACATTTAAAGCATCGCTTAAAATCACTTACGACAAGCAGGTCTATTCTAAGAGCCTATTTAAGAGCGCGATCACCAGTCATTGCAAATACGAACCTTTTGCCAtgtgccaaaatgtgttttgataTGTAGAGACACCAAATTCTTTGATAAACGTAACAAAAAAATTTCATATCCTATTTTTGGTCTCACAAgcgtcaaaaacaaaaaaaaacaaagaaatttcagGATAATTATGCCTAAGAAGAATTGAAATTCGTTGATTGCTTTAATATTTTCCATAATAAATTGTGAGGGCTTAGCAGTGCATGTTTATTTGGCCAGGATCAAGAGCGTACCTTTACATCAGGAATAATGCGAAAATAATGAAGGCTTCGAAGGAGCAGAACATAGAGGTGTGAGTGCGATAGTCAATATTGGGCAAGACCACACATCGATAAGACAGGAAACCGCAATAAGGTAAAACTGTTTTGGTGTTTTTGTGTGGATTGAGTTTGGCGAGGACTGAAGTTTTTGTAAACCCTGCATGACTGACTTCCGAAATATTCTTTGCAATTGCTCCTGATTAGTATTATGAGTTTATATAATTAGTTACCATGTAACTCTCTGAGGAAGCATGgcaaaaaagcctttttccctttcttcttgATTAGTTTTAGACTAGAAAAACATGTATGGGCGTTTTCCTGCATAAAGTTTATAAAAGTTTGTTAGGCTTTCTTACGTATATTTTGTGCTATTAGGTATTTTTCAACCCTTTGTTTTTTGACGGCTAGGACCAAGTACATGTTCCTCTAGTTTTTCTGTTGCCCATTCAGCCCCAGTGTCATGAGCATGAGGAAAAAATAAACTCAAAAGCCTTACTATGATAGTGAGATCGTCCACGAACTCGGGATAGACTCGGCAAAAGATGTCCTCGCTCTCCAAGCACGTATTCACATCCATGGCCAAGCGATCCGCTACACATGCGGTAATATCTGATTGCcccaaacaaaatgtttgACGGATAATACGTGAAGtactttttgcattcataAAGTTCTGGTACCAATCGATGAACTTGCTAACCGGATGTTCCACCAAAGCGAAATATAACGGCCGGACATCGATGCTCGAGAagttggagaaatccacaaatcTGACCGAGTCCATCACCGCAACAGGTCTGTTCAGACTCCATACTGTTTTAACGAGTTTTTCCTTTGAAAGGGACAGGGATGAATAGAACAGTTTTGGGTGTTACATGATTCCTTACCTGATCTTTTCTGGACAAGACCTTCCGCTTGTGATTAAGTTCCACAACATTGAATTTGGCCCTACGAGTCCGTCCGAATACCTGGAGCTCTTGGGAAAACTCATCAGATACCCTTGGTACTAAATCATACACAACTAGTACTTGATCAATTTGTGGTTCCTGAGTTGAGTTGACACGTTCGTAAATCAATAAGGAATTGTCCAGGTAATTTAGCACACTTGTTAAGAGAAATGTCACTCCTAGGACCAAGAGGACCCTGAAACGGTAAGACTTGCCGATATATGTCATTGTATTTTATTCCCAGTCTTCACACTGTGAGTTACTTACCAACATCGATAGTCGGTTGAAACCATGGAAGAGTTGATTGGTAACGGCATATTATTTCAATGTTGCACCTGTGAATTCCTCAAAGTCACACTTGTGAGTCAAACAACTGGAGGTTGCTTTGAGATGGCTGTGCCTCAAGCACTTGGAGAATGGCTGAATGTTTTTTAGCTTGGTACCAAATTCGAAACAATAATTGTCCGAGAAGAGCACTCACTACCTTTAAGAGAGACTATTCTTCAGCTTTACGAACAACATAAGTAGAACGCTTGAAACCAATAAGGGTGTAAAGTTGGCCTTCAAGTGTCTACTGCTTGCATTGCCCACTTAATTTGCTCCAAGTGCATTTGTCAAGTTTCGTGCATTGAGTTGCATATGTTAGAGATGGAGTGAGAGATGTTCTTAACTGGATTCGACGCAAATCTGAAGAATTAAGAATAAACTGGACAAAAGTGTCGACTAGAATTCGGAATATTTCTCCTTTACAGGGATGTTCTAAACGTTATTCAGAATGTAATCCTTAGCAGAGTCAAATTAAATAGAAAATCATACATTCACATTCGTTGGCTACCTTTGTAACATTATGATTGACAACTGTTTAGTGGTGGCAAGCCTGGTGTACATATGATAGGCGGATGGTGGCTGTCAACTAGAGGCTTGTTGCATGTTTGTTTTAATAATGGTCCAATTACACGACACAGATTTTCGCAAAATGTGTCGATAAAATTGTAATTCACAACACAATTCGAGCTTCACAGTCTCACAGTTTGGAGTTGGAACCTGCTCCCGCTTTTTGCGATCTGTAAGAGACTTTGTTGCTTCGTCGGAAGAATCGCTCCAAGCAAGATTGAGCGTGACCAAACAGAGAGAATTTCAACGAGTAACATAGCaagttggctcttttctttGCGGGttaaatttgtcaatcaacagcttaaaaacaaaatacaattGGATTAGAAAACTTTCATGGGGATTTCAGCATCAATATGAAAGACATGAATTCAACAACCCAAATGTGGTCGCCCTGAGAGGCGAGGAGCGAAAACCCACATCTTTGGGCCTGAGATCCATTTTTTGGGCTATTTATGTTTGTCAAATCGAACCGTTCGAAAAAGGGAGGTAATGACTCGCCTGCATTAATCTAACATCACATGAATGGTATTTTTCCGACTCGAATCGATATTGAATTAGGTTCATACCTTCTTAAATGGTAATTAGTATTGGATCATTGTTTCAACCACTCAACTTGTCTTGTAAGTACAATTCAAATCCATAGGGCGAAAACTAATGCAATATATTGTTGTTAATTAAAATCATAGCTGTTAATCAAAGTCATTATTTTATTCTAAcaccaaatcatttttcattagtTCTTGCACTCCTCcggctcttttcttttgacagtGTTTAGAAACACTAAACGCTTCAAGGCATGTCTGGATTGAAGATCAGAAACAGAATCGGGCCCCAAGACAATCCCCTGAACAATGCCACTTTCCACTGTAGCCCAATTCAATGGTTCTCCGCTGACGACGACGCGTTGACAACCAATCTGAGATTCATGCAGTAAATCTACCTTGGACAGCCCCCTTATAAAGTTCGGAAATCAGCATGGCATGTGGCACCAAGTCAAAAGCCAGCAGgatataaaaagaaaatatcgaCGCCTAATCTTTGGTCcaaatgtttggaaacttCGCCAAAGAATTGAGTCAGCTTATGT
This Tigriopus californicus strain San Diego chromosome 12, Tcal_SD_v2.1, whole genome shotgun sequence DNA region includes the following protein-coding sequences:
- the LOC131892046 gene encoding uronyl 2-sulfotransferase-like; its protein translation is MPLPINSSMVSTDYRCWVLLVLGVTFLLTSVLNYLDNSLLIYERVNSTQEPQIDQVLVVYDLVPRVSDEFSQELQVFGRTRRAKFNVVELNHKRKVLSRKDQEKLVKTVWSLNRPVAVMDSVRFVDFSNFSSIDVRPLYFALVEHPVSKFIDWYQNFMNAKSTSRIIRQTFCLGQSDITACVADRLAMDVNTCLESEDIFCRVYPEFVDDLTIIPSFCGHLEQCEEPKSSWALQMAKFNVEKWFPAIGVAEKWKETLIVASKRIPSYFQDIMDFSLWYQKERTNSLLQPSYPDPWSRLTSQAQENLKTTLKDELEFYEYLKQRIIRQAILSKQ